TCCACGAGCACGTCTTCTGGATAGTACTTTACATTTGCCATGAAATCTTGTTTTATGGGTTAATACTTTGGGTTATCGCTGCATCATGCGCATTCCCAGTTTCTTCTGTTCATTCCACATCTCTTCGGTGTAGTTCTCTTCTGGGATGTAGTCGAGATTACCGTCTTCATCCATAGCCCAACAGCCGAAGATGCCGAAGTTGAACTTATCCCAGTCACGCTTGGCTTCTCGCTTCCAGACAAGTTCGTTGCCTGCTGCGAAACGGATGCCGGTGTTGGAGTTGAGGTCGATACCAATGGACTGTTCCTCGTCATCCTCTACGATGGTAAGGATGTCTCCATTCTGCAACTTCTGCATCTCTGCGCCAGTAAGGTGATAGCGGTCTGCTACATACTGGATGTTTCTGCCTATGACCGGGGTTGGAACACTGAGCACCTGCTTGCTTTCAGGATCAAGTTGGAAGAAACACTTACTGCCGAGTTCCTTACCAACCTCGTTGCTCTCCAAATGACCGATGATAGGCTTTCCTGCAACAAGGTTCTTCTCCTGCTGCTCGTTGAAGAGTTTCAAGTCTAACTCATCGAGCTGTGGGTAGAAAAGCACATCAACGCCACCTTCGGCTGTTCTTACCAGGCTGAACCTGGTTCGTGCTTTGACTTCCTCACCATCATCGGCTGTGATGTGAACTGGCAGGACTGGCGACTTGCGGCCATTGTAGATGTTCTGGAGGACATCGGTTGGCAAGTCGTCAATCATTGCCTGGGTGAGTCCGAAACGTTCAAGGATGCCATAAGGCATCTCGTTCTCATCGAAATTGTAATTCATTTGCTTCTGTTTTATTCGTTTTTTATTTGGTGGCTGACCTAATGACAGGTCTTATTCAGACTGCGCCTAAAGCCAAACCGACAACAAAGTTACATTGTAGATATAGAAGAAGCTAAACATGTACGTTAGTATAGTAAAAGTTTTATAGATAGTTATGAAAGTAGTATGATTATTCTTCAATTATCATACTATAAACATAAATAAAGTTAGATATAATAGGGAAGTGGTTGCATCTTTCGTGTTGTTATTCTGAGTCTGATTACCTTTGCAACATGAAAGCAATGAAAATACTGATGTTGATACTGACAATGATGTCCGCAAAGACTCCTTCACATGCCCAATTCAATACGATTGGGTATGTGAAGAAGCATAGTATATCTAAAAAGAAGAGTCCACAAGAAACAACTCATGTTGCTTCTGTGGACTCAGTGAGGAAGGCTGATTCTCTGCCTCCAGATTCTTCCCAAGATGTACTTCCTTATCTCAGGGCTTCGTTTCCGTTGAAAAGCATTCAGATCAATTCAAGATTTGGAATGCGTAATCACCCGGTGAAGCACAAGACTATCATGCACAACGGCGTGGA
The Segatella copri DNA segment above includes these coding regions:
- a CDS encoding DUF4099 domain-containing protein, with the translated sequence MNYNFDENEMPYGILERFGLTQAMIDDLPTDVLQNIYNGRKSPVLPVHITADDGEEVKARTRFSLVRTAEGGVDVLFYPQLDELDLKLFNEQQEKNLVAGKPIIGHLESNEVGKELGSKCFFQLDPESKQVLSVPTPVIGRNIQYVADRYHLTGAEMQKLQNGDILTIVEDDEEQSIGIDLNSNTGIRFAAGNELVWKREAKRDWDKFNFGIFGCWAMDEDGNLDYIPEENYTEEMWNEQKKLGMRMMQR